In Lentimicrobiaceae bacterium, the following are encoded in one genomic region:
- a CDS encoding virulence RhuM family protein, giving the protein MKEEKKNIIIYHTADGKARVSLYAKDGTVWMNQTQLAELFDTSKQNIGQHIASILKESELNPDSVIKNFFTTATDGKEYNVTFYSLDMILAIGFRVRSKRGTQFRIWANTTLKDYMVKGFVMDDQRLKNPDGRPDYFDELLERIRDIRASEKRFYQKVRDLFVLSSDYDSTDKATQMFFAETQNKLLYAVTGKTAAEIVVSRADAGQPNMALTSWKGSIVRKQDIFIAKNYLTLDEIDTLNRLVVIFLETAELRAKNRLDITMAFWEENVDRILASNDKKVLTGSGLVSNAQMEEVVRKIYDDFDAERKSFEARQADQQDLSELEQEIKKRRH; this is encoded by the coding sequence ATGAAAGAAGAAAAGAAAAACATCATTATTTATCATACTGCCGATGGCAAAGCCAGGGTATCGCTTTATGCCAAAGACGGTACGGTGTGGATGAACCAGACCCAACTGGCAGAACTTTTTGACACCTCGAAGCAAAATATTGGTCAGCACATTGCAAGTATACTTAAAGAGAGTGAGTTGAACCCTGACTCAGTTATAAAGAATTTCTTTACAACTGCCACCGACGGTAAGGAGTACAATGTTACTTTTTATTCGCTCGACATGATTTTAGCCATTGGATTCAGGGTACGCAGCAAACGGGGTACGCAGTTTCGGATATGGGCTAATACCACGTTGAAAGATTATATGGTAAAAGGCTTTGTGATGGACGACCAGCGGTTAAAAAATCCCGATGGACGACCCGATTATTTTGATGAACTGCTTGAACGTATCCGTGATATACGGGCTTCTGAAAAACGATTTTATCAGAAAGTCCGCGACTTGTTTGTCCTCAGCAGCGATTACGATTCTACCGACAAGGCTACCCAGATGTTTTTTGCCGAAACGCAAAACAAACTCCTGTATGCTGTAACCGGCAAGACTGCCGCCGAGATTGTTGTAAGCCGTGCCGATGCCGGACAGCCCAATATGGCTCTCACTTCGTGGAAAGGAAGTATTGTGCGCAAACAGGATATTTTTATTGCCAAAAATTATCTTACCCTCGACGAAATAGATACCCTGAACCGGCTGGTGGTTATCTTTTTGGAAACGGCAGAATTACGTGCCAAAAACCGTCTCGATATTACAATGGCTTTTTGGGAAGAAAATGTGGACAGGATACTTGCTTCCAATGATAAAAAAGTGCTTACCGGTTCCGGTTTGGTAAGCAATGCTCAGATGGAAGAGGTCGTACGAAAAATTTATGATGATTTTGATGCTGAACGGAAATCTTTTGAAGCTCGCCAGGCTGATCAACAGGATTTATCTGAGCTGGAACAGGAGATAAAAAAACGCAGACATTGA
- a CDS encoding TonB-dependent receptor family protein, which translates to MKKTLILLFITFSSLLIKAQMAELRGTLTDEKKSPLPYATVTLMRPSDSSLLYYGITNLSGTYEIGKIKPGEYLFQAASMGYQTINRKIILPVSDNSMGVIQMSPQIHQIDGVEIKAEYIPMLIKKDTIEYNAGAFKVKPDGVAEDILRKLPGVEVDRSGNIKALGEDVQNVLVDGKEFFSNDPKVTTKNLPAEAIKKVQVYDKKSEEADLSGIEDASREKTINFVLKEGQKQAWFGEVSAGGGTGDHYAANAKVYRFTKTKQIAMLGMLNNTNKSGFSLQDYIDFNGGLSSMMSGSSRISLSFDNSAPIDFGNKINGLLTSGAAGMNYSVELKKDRRFYGSYLGNASERKLHQNSVTDYFYQSGSQTSKNLSDDITDNQAHRINLGYRDRSDSTTALLFNVNAGLTASNNKGNLSLLNLAGPLTVNSLERYDKSNGNKFSGNLTGSWLKKFDGSLRLFKMALSGSSSHSLDKNEWNSITRFWEQNSTLAQSQQLENKTNKHDYTLSASTLFVLAHRTYLEPGLKAGFTTELTGREQGAKTSPFVPLDSLSPDFENSYHKISPSLTLRKNWKKLKTEFSLETEAGWRSNQLNKTNKQKNQDFYLLPSASMDYEITNGHRASLSYYTEVNNPTANQLMPIVNNTNPLLLYYGNRNLKPEYQQTLSASWMLFDQFSQTSVFSMLNGNYIKDKINLDRSINDSLAQTIRLINVDNDYNLSGTVNFSTPIKWLRTNIHLGYTGSWNRGQNIINGIMNKQTNLTHEGKISFDNRLKEKIDVEIGSEISFTDAKYSVQKNLNNKYFNYSWFADVKWTPTQRWNFGASADVVNYTNKSFGSSLTIPIVDASVSYNFMKSNRAMILLEVADILNKNKGIERISEQNYLKETRSNTIGRFAMLTFRYKLNQFDTGKSAIEIKTRKH; encoded by the coding sequence ATGAAAAAAACATTAATTTTATTGTTTATTACTTTCTCTTCTTTGCTGATCAAAGCACAAATGGCGGAACTGCGCGGAACCCTGACCGACGAAAAAAAGAGCCCCCTGCCCTACGCTACCGTAACACTGATGCGACCAAGCGATTCCTCTCTTTTATATTATGGCATAACAAATCTTTCGGGAACTTATGAGATAGGAAAAATAAAACCCGGAGAATATCTTTTTCAGGCAGCTTCCATGGGCTATCAAACTATCAACAGGAAAATAATCCTTCCGGTTTCAGATAACAGCATGGGGGTGATACAGATGAGTCCTCAAATACACCAGATTGACGGCGTGGAAATAAAGGCGGAATACATCCCTATGCTGATCAAAAAGGATACGATTGAATACAATGCCGGAGCTTTTAAAGTGAAACCCGACGGAGTAGCCGAAGATATATTGCGCAAGCTACCAGGTGTTGAAGTGGATAGAAGCGGAAACATCAAAGCACTGGGAGAAGATGTGCAGAATGTTCTTGTGGATGGGAAAGAATTTTTCAGCAACGATCCCAAGGTTACAACCAAGAATCTGCCGGCGGAAGCCATTAAAAAAGTCCAGGTGTATGATAAAAAATCGGAAGAAGCCGATCTGAGTGGTATTGAAGATGCTTCGCGCGAAAAGACCATCAATTTCGTATTGAAAGAAGGGCAGAAACAGGCATGGTTTGGAGAAGTATCGGCAGGTGGTGGTACCGGCGACCATTATGCCGCCAATGCAAAGGTATATCGCTTCACCAAAACCAAACAGATTGCCATGCTCGGTATGCTTAATAATACCAATAAGTCAGGCTTTAGTCTGCAGGATTACATTGATTTTAACGGTGGATTGTCGTCTATGATGAGCGGTTCATCAAGAATAAGCCTTAGTTTCGACAACAGCGCGCCCATTGATTTTGGCAACAAAATTAACGGATTACTTACCTCAGGAGCCGCCGGAATGAACTATTCGGTGGAACTAAAGAAAGACCGGAGATTTTATGGAAGCTACCTTGGCAACGCCTCCGAACGGAAACTCCACCAAAACTCGGTAACGGATTATTTTTATCAAAGCGGTTCTCAAACGTCCAAAAATCTCAGCGATGATATAACCGACAACCAGGCACACAGGATAAATCTGGGCTACCGCGACCGGTCGGATAGCACCACTGCCCTGCTGTTCAACGTAAATGCCGGGCTTACCGCCAGCAATAACAAAGGCAATCTGTCGCTACTCAACCTGGCAGGTCCCCTTACCGTGAATTCACTTGAACGATATGACAAAAGTAACGGAAACAAATTCTCAGGTAACCTTACGGGAAGTTGGCTAAAGAAATTTGACGGCTCGCTCCGCCTTTTCAAGATGGCGCTGTCCGGCAGTTCGTCCCATAGCCTCGACAAGAACGAGTGGAACAGCATTACCCGATTTTGGGAACAAAACAGTACTTTGGCACAAAGTCAGCAATTGGAAAATAAAACAAACAAACACGACTATACCCTATCGGCATCAACGCTGTTTGTATTAGCCCACCGTACTTACCTGGAACCAGGACTGAAAGCTGGTTTTACGACCGAGTTAACCGGCAGGGAACAAGGGGCAAAAACATCACCTTTTGTTCCGCTTGATTCGCTTAGCCCTGATTTCGAAAACTCATACCATAAAATTTCCCCTTCGCTCACCCTCAGGAAGAACTGGAAAAAACTTAAAACGGAATTCTCGCTGGAAACGGAAGCCGGCTGGCGTTCGAACCAACTCAATAAGACGAATAAACAAAAGAATCAGGACTTTTATCTGTTACCATCAGCCAGCATGGATTACGAGATTACAAACGGGCACAGGGCATCATTGAGTTATTACACAGAAGTGAACAATCCCACGGCAAACCAGTTGATGCCCATAGTAAACAACACCAATCCACTGTTGCTCTATTACGGGAACCGTAACCTGAAACCCGAATATCAGCAAACACTTTCGGCTTCGTGGATGCTCTTCGACCAGTTTTCGCAAACTTCGGTTTTTTCGATGCTAAACGGAAACTATATTAAGGATAAAATAAACCTCGACAGAAGCATCAACGACAGCCTCGCACAAACCATCCGTTTGATTAACGTTGATAACGACTATAACCTATCGGGAACCGTCAATTTCAGCACTCCCATAAAATGGCTGAGGACAAACATTCATTTGGGCTACACCGGCAGCTGGAACCGGGGACAAAATATCATCAACGGGATAATGAACAAACAGACCAATCTCACACACGAAGGAAAAATTAGTTTCGATAACCGTTTGAAGGAAAAAATAGATGTAGAAATCGGTAGCGAAATATCCTTTACCGATGCAAAATATTCCGTACAAAAAAATCTTAACAACAAGTATTTTAATTATTCCTGGTTTGCCGATGTTAAATGGACTCCCACCCAGCGGTGGAATTTCGGGGCTTCGGCTGATGTGGTAAACTATACCAACAAAAGCTTTGGCAGCTCTCTCACCATTCCCATCGTTGATGCTTCGGTGAGCTATAACTTTATGAAAAGCAACAGGGCAATGATTTTACTGGAAGTTGCCGACATCCTGAATAAAAACAAAGGTATCGAACGGATAAGCGAACAAAACTACCTGAAAGAAACCCGGAGCAATACCATTGGTCGTTTTGCCATGCTGACTTTTCGCTATAAACTTAACCAGTTTGATACTGGAAAAAGTGCAATCGAAATCAAAACCCGGAAGCATTAG
- a CDS encoding GLPGLI family protein, with product MKKLIFTIFSLVLTIGLTAQSGKITYKETMKLNIKLDDAQGGQLADVLPRENVSEKILLFTPTATFYEQKEKNEEQMVTENNGIATSINIVQPDNKVYYDLKTQKKTEQRDFLGRNFLIESDPDTLNWKITGKQKTIAGRKCMEATTQYKENKISAWFTPEISISSGPGNLHGLPGMILHADINDGQQIITATQISLEPIDAKEIAKPKKGKKVTKAEFEKIVEEKNKELGNGSGGNTVIKIITK from the coding sequence ATGAAAAAACTCATTTTTACAATCTTCAGCCTTGTCCTGACAATCGGTTTAACAGCTCAGTCGGGCAAAATTACCTACAAGGAAACCATGAAACTAAACATTAAACTGGACGATGCACAAGGCGGACAACTTGCAGATGTGCTTCCCAGAGAAAACGTTTCGGAAAAAATTCTCCTGTTTACGCCAACGGCAACATTTTACGAACAAAAAGAGAAAAATGAAGAGCAAATGGTGACGGAAAACAATGGAATAGCAACTTCCATCAACATCGTACAACCCGATAATAAGGTATATTACGATTTGAAAACCCAGAAAAAAACCGAGCAACGTGATTTTCTTGGTCGTAACTTCCTTATTGAGTCAGACCCCGACACTTTGAACTGGAAAATCACAGGAAAACAAAAAACCATAGCCGGAAGGAAGTGCATGGAAGCAACCACTCAATACAAAGAAAATAAAATCAGTGCATGGTTTACCCCAGAAATTTCTATCTCATCCGGTCCCGGAAATCTGCATGGTCTTCCGGGAATGATTTTGCATGCGGATATTAATGACGGGCAGCAGATCATTACAGCCACCCAAATTTCCCTTGAACCAATAGATGCAAAAGAAATAGCCAAACCCAAAAAAGGGAAAAAAGTAACAAAAGCCGAATTTGAAAAAATTGTCGAAGAAAAGAATAAAGAACTCGGCAACGGTTCGGGCGGAAATACAGTTATCAAAATAATTACAAAATAA
- a CDS encoding HAMP domain-containing histidine kinase: MAFNITFVSIIEFMKLPSRLNWLRVLMITAQLMLTGLVVQWLMMQYREQEHLLKQRIETVYVETQRQAEDSALYKNYIGPIIDSSRRIRFNIAIIDTTSSNPNSFSKNQSHTSFSPDKIKLSFFNDSDAKRMGFAQAKPGSGLSNEFLLRGVRMLVKQAYDSSSGFPYYSGLQTSSFDTTTFNAIFITRIDSVSPHLQVYVTDKPSAGKQNQTKTAISYTMGQGKDAYKVSVEGSQMVILRALIQPMAFAVFLLLITGAAFVIAFRSLKAQMLLNSLRDDFVRNMSHELKTPVATVKVALEALQNFNRKDDPEKLVEYLGMASQEINRLELLIDRAIGASNFSGTKGLITVQKVNLKELTEEVIRLFQPVTARENATVNFSSELDLPVITGDKLQLQGVLTNLIDNAMKYAGPNPQIDIHIIRQSGNYVLTVADRGPGIPEQYRKRVFDKFFRIPTGDVHTVKGHGLGLTYAAMVVRLHKGSLALTGREGGGCVFTLTLPDNHDS; this comes from the coding sequence ATGGCTTTTAACATTACTTTTGTCTCCATTATCGAATTTATGAAACTGCCTTCCCGATTGAATTGGCTTAGAGTTTTAATGATCACAGCCCAACTGATGCTTACCGGGTTGGTGGTTCAGTGGCTCATGATGCAATACCGTGAACAGGAACATCTTCTGAAACAGCGTATAGAAACGGTTTATGTGGAAACGCAGCGTCAGGCAGAGGATTCTGCATTATATAAAAATTATATCGGACCTATTATTGATAGTAGCAGACGTATCCGTTTTAATATTGCTATCATAGATACGACCTCATCAAATCCAAATAGTTTTAGTAAAAATCAATCCCATACTTCTTTTTCACCTGATAAGATAAAACTAAGTTTCTTTAACGATTCAGATGCAAAAAGGATGGGCTTTGCTCAGGCAAAGCCGGGCAGCGGTTTATCCAATGAATTTCTTTTGCGTGGTGTTCGGATGCTTGTAAAACAAGCTTATGATTCTTCTTCCGGATTTCCGTATTATTCGGGCTTACAGACTTCTTCGTTCGATACCACTACTTTCAACGCTATTTTCATTACACGCATTGATTCGGTGTCGCCTCATTTGCAGGTGTATGTTACGGATAAACCTTCTGCTGGAAAGCAAAATCAGACAAAAACAGCTATTTCCTATACGATGGGGCAGGGGAAGGATGCTTATAAAGTTTCCGTGGAGGGAAGCCAGATGGTGATTCTTCGTGCGTTGATACAACCCATGGCATTTGCTGTTTTTTTGTTGCTGATAACCGGTGCTGCTTTTGTTATTGCCTTCCGGAGCCTGAAAGCTCAGATGCTGTTGAATTCTTTACGCGATGATTTTGTAAGGAATATGTCGCATGAATTAAAGACTCCGGTAGCTACGGTAAAAGTTGCCCTGGAAGCCCTTCAGAATTTTAATCGGAAAGATGATCCTGAAAAGCTGGTGGAATATCTTGGAATGGCCAGTCAGGAAATAAACCGGCTTGAATTACTTATTGACAGAGCAATAGGTGCATCCAATTTTTCGGGAACCAAAGGTCTGATAACGGTGCAGAAAGTGAATCTGAAGGAACTGACAGAAGAGGTGATTCGTTTATTTCAGCCTGTAACTGCCAGGGAAAATGCAACGGTTAACTTCAGTTCCGAACTGGATCTCCCGGTGATTACCGGCGATAAGCTGCAGCTTCAGGGCGTGCTGACCAATCTGATTGATAATGCTATGAAATATGCAGGCCCTAACCCGCAGATTGATATTCACATTATCCGCCAATCCGGAAATTACGTTCTTACGGTAGCCGACAGGGGTCCTGGAATTCCTGAGCAATACCGTAAACGGGTGTTTGATAAATTCTTCCGCATTCCCACCGGCGATGTTCATACGGTGAAAGGTCATGGGTTGGGGCTGACTTATGCCGCCATGGTGGTCCGGCTTCACAAAGGTTCTCTTGCGCTTACCGGACGTGAAGGCGGTGGCTGCGTGTTTACATTAACTTTACCCGATAACCATGACTCTTAA
- a CDS encoding response regulator transcription factor — protein sequence MTLKILYVEDEPFLSRIVTETLQQQNFTVHHEADGSKVIDALNRFQPDICVLDIMLPGVDGYTLCRQIRSRVPLLPVIFLTARTETSDLVKGFEAGGTDYIRKPFSMEELIIRIKNQIELTSKRNGNQMVSEEVALGNYRLVPSRYELISPTKVIKLSQRDMEVLSFLASNQNHVTDRRELLLSVWGDDSFFNSRTLDVYIRKIREYLSEDPGIELITLKGKGYLFVVDGNNN from the coding sequence ATGACTCTTAAAATATTATATGTGGAAGATGAGCCGTTTCTGAGCCGTATTGTTACGGAGACGCTTCAGCAACAGAATTTCACAGTACATCATGAAGCTGATGGCTCAAAGGTTATAGATGCGCTTAATCGTTTTCAACCGGATATTTGTGTGCTTGACATCATGTTGCCTGGTGTGGATGGTTATACCCTTTGCCGGCAGATCCGTAGCCGTGTGCCGCTGCTCCCGGTGATCTTTCTCACGGCACGTACCGAGACTTCCGACCTGGTAAAAGGTTTCGAAGCCGGTGGTACCGACTATATCCGTAAGCCTTTTAGTATGGAAGAACTCATTATCAGGATTAAAAACCAAATAGAACTTACATCCAAACGAAATGGGAATCAAATGGTGAGTGAAGAGGTAGCTCTTGGCAATTATCGTCTTGTGCCTTCCCGTTATGAACTGATCAGCCCAACTAAGGTGATCAAACTGTCGCAACGCGATATGGAAGTGCTTTCTTTTCTTGCATCTAATCAGAACCATGTAACCGATCGACGTGAATTGCTCCTTTCTGTATGGGGCGACGATTCTTTCTTTAATTCCCGGACGCTCGACGTGTATATCCGCAAAATCAGGGAATATCTTTCCGAAGATCCCGGTATAGAGCTAATTACTTTGAAAGGAAAAGGGTATTTGTTTGTTGTGGATGGAAATAATAATTGA